DNA sequence from the Janibacter sp. CX7 genome:
GGACCTCGAGGCCATGCTGGCGACCAACGACGACGAGGTCGACACCGCAGCCATCCCGCGACTGGCCTTCCGTGACGCCGTCGAGGAGGCCGCCGCCCCCGGCGCCACCACCGTCGCCCCGGTCGAGGAGGCCCCCGAGGCCACCCCGGAGCCCGCCGCGGCGCCGGTCGGCCACAACCTGCGCCACCGCCACGCCAGCCCGGAGTCGGTCGCCGCGATCCGTCGCAACCTCATCGCCGTCGCCTGCGTGCTCACCGCCGTCGTCCTCATCGGTGCGGCCGCGACCTGGCTCGCCGGCTGGATCGCCCTCGGCGTCTGGACCCTCTGCGTCGTCGCCGGCGCCGTCGCCCTGCGCCGCGCCAACTCGCGCTACACCGCGCGGCACAGCCGCTACAGCGCCCGCCACGCCTGATCGCCCGGCAGCGCGAAGGGGGTCCCGCCCGTCGGCGGGACCCCCTTCGTCGTGCCCGGGTCAGGTGAGCAGAGCCGCGAGGGTGCCGCCGAGCTCGGTCGCCGACTCGAGCGCGGCGTCGTCGACGTCGCCGACGACCTCGAGGACCGGCGCCGACTGCCGCCAGTCGAGGGCCTGGACGATCGAGGTCACGGCCCGCACGGCACCGGTGACGTCGTAGCGACCGTGGACCCACAGGCCGTAGGGCCGCTTGGCGGTCGTGCCGCCGCCCGGGTCGCCGGCGCCGCCGGAGTCGTCGAGGGCGCCCCCGACCTGCAGGAAGGTCGAGTCGAAGAAGTGCTTGAGGGCGCCCGACATGTAGCCGAAGTTGGCCGGCGTGCCCAGCAGGTAGCCGTCGGCGGCGAGGACGTCGTCGGCGGTGGCCTCGAGCGCCGGGACCACGTCGACGTCCACGCCGGCGATGTCGGGATGCCTCGCCCCGGCCAGCGCTGCCTCGAGCAGCGCCTGCGTGGAGCGGGTCGGGCTGTGGTGGACGACGAGAAGACGTGCCATGTCCCCATCCTGCCCCGAGGCACCTGATCGCGACCGAAGGGCCGGCGTGCCTTAGCCTGATCCCCGGACATCGGGGAGCGTCTGCACGAGCGCACCCCTTCGGGTACGACGCACAGGGAGTAGCACCCATGACCGCCCCCACCGCCGAGCCGCCGCCGGACGAGCAGACCTCCCGCCGCAAGCGCAAGGGCGAGAGCACCCCGACGCCCGGTGCTGCTCCGGAGCCGCCCAAGTTGCGGCGCCGGCCGATGCTCGTCGCCGTGTCGGTGCTGCTCACCGCGCTCGGTGCGCTGCTCGGCGCCTTCCTCCTGTCGACCTTCTCCGGCACCGACGACTACATCGCCGTCTCGTCCGGCATCGAGCGGGGCGACCGCATCACCGAGCAGGACCTCGCCCGCACCCAGATGCGCAAGGACACCAACGTCTCGCCGATCCGGTGGGACCAGCGCCGGGCGGTCGTCGGCACCTATGCGACGAACGACATGGCGAAGGGGTCGATCGTCACCCAGGACTCCATCGCGGCCGAGATCAGCCCCAAGGAGGGCTACTCGATCGTGGGTCTGGCCCTCACGCCGGGCCAGGGCGTGAGCGGTGAGCTGCGGGTCGGCCAGTCGGTCCAGGTCGTCCTCGTGCCCGCGAGTGCCGAGGTCGGCGCCCAGCCGGAGAAGGTCGCGGGCGAGGTCTCGGCGGTCAAGCTCTCCGACGACGGCTCGACGAAGCTCGTCGACGTGCAGGTGGACAGCGGCAACGGCCCGAAGGTCGCGGCCTCGGCCGCGCGCCAGGAGGCCTCGCTCGTCGTCGTCGGCGACACCGAGGAGGGCGACGTCCCGCTCACGCCGTCGGGCGAGGGCGACTCGTCGACCCCGACCTCCGAGAGCAGCACGAGCAACTGATGGCGGTCGTCACCCTCTTCTCCGCCTCCGGGTCCCCGGGGGTCACCGTCTCCGCCCTCGGCATGGCCCTGGCCTGGCAGCGCCACGTCATGCTCGTCGACGCCGACCCGACCGGGTCCTCCTCGATCCTCGCCGGCTACCTGCAGGGCCAGACCGCCCACGACCGCGGCCTGCTCGACCTCGCCGTGGCCAACCGCGTCGGCAACCTCGGCCAGGCCATCGCCACCGTGTCGATGACCCTGCCCGGCTCGACGGTCGAGTTCGTCCCCGGGATCCGTTCGCACCAGCAGGCCCCCTCGATGCGCAACCTCTGGGAGCCGCTGTCGGGCGTCCTGCGCGGCATGGAGCAGCGCGGGGTCGACGTCGTCGTCGACGCCGGCCGCCTCGGCCTGGAGCAGTCCCCGATGCCGCTCGTGCGCGGCAGCGACCTGTCCCTGCTCGTCGTGCGCAGCGACCTGCCGGCTGTCTCCGGTGCGCGGGCATGGGCCCGCAGCCTGCGCGACCAGCTGACCTCCGTCGGCGCCGCGCACCAGCTCGGCGTGCTCCTCGTCGGCCCCGGACGGCCTTACTCCGCGCGCGAGATCCGCTCGGTACTCGGCCTGCCCGTCGTCGCCGAGCTGCCCTGGGACCCGGAGTCGGCCGAGGTCTACTACGCCGGCCGCCGCCCGAAGAAGAGCTTCGCCGGGGGCCCGCTCAACCGCGCCCTGCGCGCGACCGTCAGCTCCTCGCAGGGCCTGATCGCCAACAACCGTGAGCGCCTGGGCACCCAGACCCACCGCGCCACCCAGGAGGCTGGACAGCCGTGAGCGACTCCTCAGGGGGCGCCCCCTTCGACCCGACGTCGCTGCCGCTCTTCGCGCAGGACGACGACCTGCCCGACCAGACCCAGCCCCGCGACGACGTCTCGCAGCGTCTCGCCGCGGGCGCCGGCAGCGTCTCTCCCCACGACCGCTACGCGGCACCGACCCAGACCCCGCCGCCGCCCACGTGGGGCGCGGGGCCCCCGAGCCCGCCGCCGGCCCCGCCCGCGCAGCAGACCCCGGCCCCGCCGTCCTTCTCCGAGGGGTCCGGCTTCACGACGGTCGCGGCCCAGCGGCTGAGCGGCGACATCGCCCACGACACGAGCATCGACTGGACCCAGGTCGCCGAGCTGCGCACCCAGGCCTCGGAGATGCTCACCGGCGCGCTGCAGGACCGCTCGCACCTCGAGCCGCACCAGCAGCGCGAGCTCGGCCGCTCGATCATCGTCGAGCTGCTGCAGACCACGGCGGCCAACAACCTCGCCGTCGGCCGCCGTGCGTGGTCGATGGACGAGCAGGACCGCATCGGGCAGGCCGTCTTCGACGCACTCTTCGGCCTCGGCCGGCTGCAGCCGCTCGTCGACGACGAGCAGGTCGAGAACATCGAGATCACCGGGTGCGACCAGGTGCTCCTCGAGTACACCGACGGCACCCTGCGTCCCGGCCCGGCCGTCGCCGAGAGCGACCAGGAGCTCATCGACTTCCTCGTCTTCCTCGCCAGCCGCTCCGAGGTCAACGCGCGCCCCTTCTCCGAGGCCCAGCCCCGGCTGCACATGCGCCTCGACGGCGGCGCGCGCCTCGCCGCGACCGCGTGGGTCACCCCGCGGCCCTCGATGGTCATCCGACGCCACCGGCTGCGGGAGATCACGCTCGAGGAGCTGTCCGAGCGCGGCATGCTCGACGCCGTCGCGGTCTCCTTCCTGCGGGCCGCGGTCAAGGCGAAGAAGAGCATCGTCGTCGCCGGCGCCCAGGGCGCCGGCAAGACGACCATGGTCCGCGCGCTGTGCGCCGAGCTCGACCCGTGGGAGCGCATCGGCACCTTCGAGACCGAGTACGAGCTGCACCTGCACGAGCTGCCGGAGAAGCACCGCCGCATCGTCGCGTGGGAGTCCCGCCCGGGCTCCGGCGAGGTGGGCGCCGACGGCCGTCAGGCCGGCGAGATCCCGCTCGACGACCTGCTCTACGACTCCTTCCGGTTCAACCTCTCCCGCCAGATCGTCGGTGAGGTCCGCGGGCGCGAGGTGCTCGCCATGATCAAGGCGATGCAGTCCGGCTCCGGCTCGATCAGCACGACCCACTCGGCCAATGCTGTCGGCGCGATCCGCAAGCTCATCACCTGTGCCATGGAGGCCGGCTCCCACGTCACCGAGGCCTACGCCGAGCGGGCCGTCGCCGAGCACATCGACGTCATCGTCCAGCTGCAGCTCGACACGGCGCCCACCTCCGACGGCGAGGCCCGTCGCGAGCGCTATGTCAGCGAGATCATCGCGATCCACCCCGGCGAGGACGGGCCGGCGACGACGCACGTCTTCCAGCCCAACCCGCAGGGCGGGCCCCCGATCCCGGGCATCCTGCCCGACGACTACCGCTCCCTCGAGCGCTGGGGCTTCGACCTCGACGGCTACTTCGCCCGGGCGGCGCCGTGAGCCCCTGGATGGGCGGCGCCCTCCTCGGCGGGATCCTCGTCCTGGCCGTCATCACCTTCGTCGAGGGCATGCGCAGGGTCCCGGCGGCGACCCGCCGCACCAAGGTGCGCCTCGCTGCGGGTGACCGCGACGGCTGGTGGGACAAGCTCCCCCGCCGCACCCGGCAGCTGGTGATCCTCGGGGTCATCGGAGGTGTCGTCTTCGCCCTCTTCACCGGCTGGGTCATCATGATCGTGCTCATCCCCGCGGCGATCATCGGCCTGCCCTGGCTGCTCAGCGCCGGCGACGCCGAGGCGAGCATCGAGCGGCTCGAGGCCATGGAGGAGTGGACCCGCTCGCTCGCCGGCGTGCTCACCGTCGGCGTCGGCCTCGAGCAGGCGATCGTCGCCACCCTTCGCTCGGCCCCGAAGGAGATCCAGCCGGAGGTCAACCTGCTCGCGGCGCGGCTGCGGGCCCGCTGGCCCACGGCCGAGGCCCTGCGCTCCTTCGCCGACGACCTCGACGACTCGACCGGCGACCTGCTCGCGGCCAACCTGCTCCTCGGCGCCCAGCGCCGCGGCGCCGGCCTCGCGAGCGTCCTGGAGTCCGTCGCCGTCTCCGTCGGTGAGGACGTGCGCGCCCGACGGATGATCGAGGCCGACCGGGCCAAGCCGCGGGCCACCGCCCGCTGGGTCACGATCATCACGCTCGTCGTGCTCTTCTTCCTCTTCTTCTTCTCGACGATGTTCGAGCCCTACCGCACCGGCGTCGGCCAGCTCATCCTCGCCGCGCTGCTCGCCGCCTACGTCGGCGCACTCATCTGGATGAAGTCGATGGCCAAGGGCAAGAAGCTGCCCCGCTTCATCGGCAACGAGGTCGCCGAGGAGGCGCGCCGATGACCACCTCCCTGCAGCTCGCTCTCATCGCCGGGGCGCTCATCGGGCTCGGCCTGTCGATGCTCGTCTGGCGCTTCCGCCCGGCGCAGGTCGACCTCGCGACCGCCCTCGACCGGCTCTCCCCCGACCGGTCGCTCGCCCGGCCAGAGGAGGAGGGCGACCTCGACGCAAGCGGTGACAGCACCGACCGACTCGGCCGCTGGGCCATGCGGGCCCTGCCGCTCGACTCGCTCGGCGCCCCGCCCTACCGGGAGCTGGCGCTCATGCGCATCC
Encoded proteins:
- a CDS encoding flavodoxin family protein; translated protein: MARLLVVHHSPTRSTQALLEAALAGARHPDIAGVDVDVVPALEATADDVLAADGYLLGTPANFGYMSGALKHFFDSTFLQVGGALDDSGGAGDPGGGTTAKRPYGLWVHGRYDVTGAVRAVTSIVQALDWRQSAPVLEVVGDVDDAALESATELGGTLAALLT
- a CDS encoding SAF domain-containing protein gives rise to the protein MTAPTAEPPPDEQTSRRKRKGESTPTPGAAPEPPKLRRRPMLVAVSVLLTALGALLGAFLLSTFSGTDDYIAVSSGIERGDRITEQDLARTQMRKDTNVSPIRWDQRRAVVGTYATNDMAKGSIVTQDSIAAEISPKEGYSIVGLALTPGQGVSGELRVGQSVQVVLVPASAEVGAQPEKVAGEVSAVKLSDDGSTKLVDVQVDSGNGPKVAASAARQEASLVVVGDTEEGDVPLTPSGEGDSSTPTSESSTSN
- a CDS encoding CpaF family protein, whose translation is MSDSSGGAPFDPTSLPLFAQDDDLPDQTQPRDDVSQRLAAGAGSVSPHDRYAAPTQTPPPPTWGAGPPSPPPAPPAQQTPAPPSFSEGSGFTTVAAQRLSGDIAHDTSIDWTQVAELRTQASEMLTGALQDRSHLEPHQQRELGRSIIVELLQTTAANNLAVGRRAWSMDEQDRIGQAVFDALFGLGRLQPLVDDEQVENIEITGCDQVLLEYTDGTLRPGPAVAESDQELIDFLVFLASRSEVNARPFSEAQPRLHMRLDGGARLAATAWVTPRPSMVIRRHRLREITLEELSERGMLDAVAVSFLRAAVKAKKSIVVAGAQGAGKTTMVRALCAELDPWERIGTFETEYELHLHELPEKHRRIVAWESRPGSGEVGADGRQAGEIPLDDLLYDSFRFNLSRQIVGEVRGREVLAMIKAMQSGSGSISTTHSANAVGAIRKLITCAMEAGSHVTEAYAERAVAEHIDVIVQLQLDTAPTSDGEARRERYVSEIIAIHPGEDGPATTHVFQPNPQGGPPIPGILPDDYRSLERWGFDLDGYFARAAP
- a CDS encoding type II secretion system F family protein, with the translated sequence MSPWMGGALLGGILVLAVITFVEGMRRVPAATRRTKVRLAAGDRDGWWDKLPRRTRQLVILGVIGGVVFALFTGWVIMIVLIPAAIIGLPWLLSAGDAEASIERLEAMEEWTRSLAGVLTVGVGLEQAIVATLRSAPKEIQPEVNLLAARLRARWPTAEALRSFADDLDDSTGDLLAANLLLGAQRRGAGLASVLESVAVSVGEDVRARRMIEADRAKPRATARWVTIITLVVLFFLFFFSTMFEPYRTGVGQLILAALLAAYVGALIWMKSMAKGKKLPRFIGNEVAEEARR